The genomic stretch TACCTACATTCCATGCAGAAATCAATTTTAATTACCGGTGGAGCTGGCTTTATTGGAAGTCATGTCGTTAAACTATTTGCCACTAAATATCCCGATTATACTATCGTAAATCTAGATAGCCTGACGTATGCAGGAAATCTGGAAAACCTAAAAGAAGTAGAAGGAAAGGACAATTATCACTTTGAGAAGGTTGATTTACTGGATGAAAAAGGGCTGGAAGAGGTATTTGGAAAATACCAAATTACCGATGTGATCCATTTGGCTGCAGAATCACATGTGGACAGGTCTATCTCAGATCCATTGGCATTTGTAAAGACCAATGTCATTGGTACGGTGAACTTGCTGAATGCCGCCAAGTCTGCCTGGGAGGAATTGGACGGACATTTGTTTTACCATGTGTCCACTGACGAAGTTTATGGATCACTGGATGATGGGGGATTTTTCTTGGAAACCACTCCTTATGATCCCCAATCACCTTATTCTGCTTCTAAGGCATCTTCTGATCATTTTGTCAGGGCGTATACCAATACCTACGGCATGAAGACTGTCATCAGTAATTGTTCTAACAATTACGGTCCCAACCAGTTTCCGGAAAAATTGATCCCACTTTGCATCAACAATATCAAGAACAAAAAATCCCTGCCTGTATATGGGAAAGGTGAAAATGTAAGAGACTGGCTCTATGTGGAAGATCACGCGGCAGCTATTGATATTATCTTTCATCAGGGAAGATCAGGCGAAACCTACAATATAGGTGGATGGAATGAATGGAAAAACATTGATATCGTAACACTCCTTTGTGAGATAATGGATAGAAAACTTGGTAATGAAAAAGGAACATCTGCTCAGCTGATCTCTTTTGTGAAAGACCGGGCAGGCCATGATTTGAGGTATGCTATAGATGCCAGTAAACTGGAAAAGGAATTGGGATGGAAGCCTTCTCTGCAATTTGAAGAGGGAATAGAAAAAACGGTGGATTGGTACCTGTCCAATGAAACGTGGCTGAAAAGTGTAACCTCTGGAGATTATCAGAATTACTATGATAAGCATTATGAATAATAATTTTTTTAAGTAGAGATTGATAAAAAGGATGGTTGAATATGTTGTTCGACCATCCTTTTTTGTTGATGCTGTTTGCGTCGGTTCATATATGATATATGCATTTTCATAACTTGGATATTTGAGTATATTTGGTATAACATAGTAGACTAACCAATATAGTACAATCCTAGTTTTGAATGAATAAATTGCTATTTGCTATACCTATAGCACTGTTAATGATTTCGTGCGTAAGTAATAAACGTCTTAATTATTTACAGAATTTACCTGAGAACGAACCAATTGATCTGGATGAATTTATTCCATACGCAGCGGTGGATTATGAGTATATTCTTCAGCCTTTTGATATTGTGGATATTGATTTTGCTTCTTCCGATGAAGAGCTGACCAAGGTGTTTGAATATCAAGGGGCACGGAATACCCGCGGATCTGGTGGTGGAAATAACGGTGGAGACCCTTATTATTTTACAGGATATTCCATTGACAAGGACGGAGCGGTGAGGATTCCGAAACTTGGTAGGATCACGATTGCAGGACTTTCGGAGGAAGAGGCACGTGCAAAAATCGAAACGGAAATCAATCAGTATTTTAAGGAAGAGGTTTATGTGAGGTTGAGAATTGGGGGGATAAGGTTTACCACCATCGGAGAATTCAATAGTTCGGGTACCAAGGTAATCTATAAAAATAGGGCCACTATATTCGATGCCATCGCTTTGGCTGGCGAAAGTGATATCCTTGCCAAGAAAAATGAACTGTTTCTAATCAGGCAATACGATGGAGGAACCAAAATCCACCAGATCAACCTTAACGATCGGGCATTATTAGCCTCGCCGTATTATTTTATCCAGCCCAATGATATTCTCTATCTACAGCCGATGTCCATTAGGCAGGTAGGTGATGCCAATAACCTTGCCACCACCTTACAGCTCGCTATTGGTCTAGTGACGGCAGTGTTATTCTTTGTTGCCTTAACGAAAAACTAGTGTATGAGAGAAGCATTTGACATACCGAAGTTTGAGGACGACGATAAGCCGGTAGATATAAAGTATTACTTAATAAAGTACTTTCGGTTTTGGCCAATATACCTGATGAGCATTATTGTTGCTTTGGCCGGGATGTTCATGTACCATCGGTACACGGTAGAGCAATATGAAGTCAAGGGCAGTATGCTTATCAATGCTGCTCCCAGCCCTGAAGTGCGTATATTGGATCGTTCGAATATTTTCGAAAATCCAGGGACTTTGGAGAATGATATGTTGGTCTTTACTTCCAAAAATCTGGCGGCGAAAGCACTGGAGAAAGTGCATTTCGATGTGAGTTATTTTGCTTGTACCACCATTAAGGAGATTGAACTGTACCAAAAATCTCCTATTATGGTAGAAGTGGACTGGGACCACGTACAGCAAGAGCATGGCCTGATCAATCTAACCGTGGTGGGCGAAGAAGAGTTTACGTTAAGCATCGCTGATCAAGGCCTTTTTAATCACTTTTCCACCAAAACCTCCATACCAAAAGATGCCGACATCTTGGGTAAAACTTATCGATTTGGAGAAGTGATTGAGTCTTCAAGAACCAAATTCGTAGTGAAGAAGGAAAAGTCAATGGAGGTAGGGGAAAAGCTTTCGTTTATCATTCATAATCCCTCTTCCCTGGCGGATTATTACTCCAATGCCATTTCTGTGCGCCCCCAAAACAATTATGGATCGGTTCTTCAGGTGACCTTGCGCACCAAAGTCGTGGAAAAAGGCAGGGATTATGTAAATGCCCTCATGAATGCCTACATGGAGCATGACCTGGAAAAGAAGAACCAAATAGCAGAAAATACCCTTCAGTTCATAGAGGACCAGATGTATGTGGTAGAAGATTCCCTGAAATTGGCAGAAAGGAGAATGCTTGATTTTAAAGTGGACAACAAGATGTTGGATGTGGATTCCGAATATGGCGGGGTGCTGACCAAGATCCAAGCACTTGAGGAACGACACCAGGAAATGGATTTTGAGCTGGAATACTATAAATCACTGGAAACGTATCTCAGTGAAAAAAAAGGTGATTACA from Echinicola soli encodes the following:
- a CDS encoding polysaccharide biosynthesis/export family protein; this translates as MNKLLFAIPIALLMISCVSNKRLNYLQNLPENEPIDLDEFIPYAAVDYEYILQPFDIVDIDFASSDEELTKVFEYQGARNTRGSGGGNNGGDPYYFTGYSIDKDGAVRIPKLGRITIAGLSEEEARAKIETEINQYFKEEVYVRLRIGGIRFTTIGEFNSSGTKVIYKNRATIFDAIALAGESDILAKKNELFLIRQYDGGTKIHQINLNDRALLASPYYFIQPNDILYLQPMSIRQVGDANNLATTLQLAIGLVTAVLFFVALTKN
- the rfbB gene encoding dTDP-glucose 4,6-dehydratase, with amino-acid sequence MQKSILITGGAGFIGSHVVKLFATKYPDYTIVNLDSLTYAGNLENLKEVEGKDNYHFEKVDLLDEKGLEEVFGKYQITDVIHLAAESHVDRSISDPLAFVKTNVIGTVNLLNAAKSAWEELDGHLFYHVSTDEVYGSLDDGGFFLETTPYDPQSPYSASKASSDHFVRAYTNTYGMKTVISNCSNNYGPNQFPEKLIPLCINNIKNKKSLPVYGKGENVRDWLYVEDHAAAIDIIFHQGRSGETYNIGGWNEWKNIDIVTLLCEIMDRKLGNEKGTSAQLISFVKDRAGHDLRYAIDASKLEKELGWKPSLQFEEGIEKTVDWYLSNETWLKSVTSGDYQNYYDKHYE